The genomic DNA CCAGACCTCTGCATCATCAGGTGTCATGGTGATTATCAGATCAAATAATTCGAGAGATTCTTCATAGTCTCCCTGAGAGATCAACAGATCAGCAAGTCTCATATAGACCTCGGGATCTTCCAATCCGAGTTCTATTGAACGGAAATATGCCTCAATTGCCTTTTCTGATTCACCGATCATCTCGTAGCAATCCCCAAGATTATCCCAGATTGCAGGTTCTTCTGGATTTAATTCAATCTCCCTCCAGAACATATGCCTTTCCGAGAAAACAGGAGAAATGTGGGTTGTGAGGATGCTCCTTTGCACCAGAGGAGAGGATCTCTATTGCCTTTTTAATCTCTCCGATCTCTAGTGCAAAAATCCCCGGTAATATTTTCCTCCCTCCTGATTCTGCTCCTCTTTTGTGAGGGATGATAGAACTTTTTTGGCTTCCTCATATTTTCCATGCCTTGAAACCATCTCAACTGTTTCAATACCCCTTATTTCAGAGGTTTTGAGAAGAAAAATGATCCTATTACTACAGGCCTCGACTTCATCCCATATCCCCAGATTATGAAGGCAGATAAGCCTCTGCTCAAGAATTTTTATATTATCAGGATCTTTTTCAAGAACCATGTCAATACAAGTCATGAGATCAGATGGTGCGAGTATATGACTCAATGCTTCAAGGTATGAAGGAATATTCTGGCCGCTATTCCCTTTTAATCCGAAAACCTTCTCAAATGCGAAAACCGCAATTATTGACCATTTTTAGTTTTTTCAATCTGGTCAAACCATAAAAGAGGTTCTTCAAACGGGGTTATACCTTTCCAGAGCTACTATTGCTCTATGAAGACTCTTTGAATGCAACCGTGCGATGTGGGGATCCCAATATCTTGCAACAAAATTACATAATACCAGATTGTATCCCTTTCCAATCTTTGCTGACGTTCCTATCTCTGGGAGGATCTCCTCTTGAATTATTTTAGGAGCTGTTTTTTTTATCATTGTGAACAAAAACTTTTTCCCATCTTCTGTAGCATCGGCCCCATTTGGAATAGTATACTGGCAACGAAATTGTTTTGGAAAATTAACTATATCTGCGTATACCCAGGATTCTACTTCTGGTACTGCAATTCTGAAAATTAGATTTGGATTTTTATCTCCGGTCAGCCATGTCTGGATTTTTAATGGTGCACAAGGAGCGGTGTCAAGATCTGTGAGAATAAAATACGGCATTATTTTTGACGCTTCATGGAAATTATGAATCCTCTTTTTGATATAACCAAAGCCATTTCCCGGAAAAAAAGTGCCGGGATAAAATTTTTCCCCAAACATCGCCAAAATCCTCAGCATAACTGCTTTTTGCAGTTCATCTTCGTAAACAAGGTTTATTGATATCATTTTAATTAGACATGAAAGAACTCTTCGAGATACGCCTGTTTCATACTTTCAGGTGCAGTGTATTGAAGAATTATATCACTTATGGGAAAACCCGATTCTAACAATCCACGAATTTCTGTATTGCATGAGGCTAATACTGCCTCAGAACTTTCATTGCCTGGTTTTAGAATTATCACTTCTTCTGCACTGATACTCTTATCCCATATAAGATCGGCACTATGAGTACTGATAAAAACTTGTCTCTTTCTCCGTGTAGCTTTATCCAGTTCATACATAATTTTTGGAAGTTCACGAACTATTGCTGTATTTAGGGATAACTCAGGCTCTTCCAGTAGTAAAGGAGAATCTCTGGGTTCAAGGAGTGACCATAGTAAGCCAATTAATCGAAGTGTCCCATCAGAAAACTGTTCTTCCTGTTGTTTTCCGGCTCTGGGTCTCCAATGTTCATATCTGGCTTCCAAGTGAGGTATTCCAAATTTATCGGTTGTGAATGAGAGTTCTGTGAGATGAGGGACAAGAATTCTTAATCTTTTCTCGATATTTTTAAGACGTGAATTTCTCGTATTTTCCGGGGTTTTCGCGAGGAGTTCCAAAAAATTTCGGCCATACGGATCATCCGGTAGATTGGGGCCAGTAAAAGCCTGAGGATGACGGATTAGTTGCGGGACAATATGGAAATACCTGATATCACTTAAAAAGGATGCAAGCACTCTGAATTTTCCATTCGCTGATGTCTGCTCAAGATGAGTTTGAGACAGGAGGGTTTCATCTTTTAGGTCATCAACATCAGGTCTGGATAGAATAGTCTCTCCATTTTTTATGACGATCTCATAACTTACACAGGGATCATGCTTTCCATGAGGTTGTCTGTTAATTCCCAGACGATATATCCAGTTTACTGGTGTTTCACCTGGTTCTTCGATATGAACCTCTATTTCTATCTGTGAATTTGTTCTTGCTGCAAGGCATCGGAGTTTGGATATACCACCTCTCCGCTCCAAGGCATCAAAGAGACTTCCTCCTTGCTTGGATATATCATGAAGAAACCTGAATACATCTAAAAAATTAGATTTTCCTGATGCATTCGGACCTACAATGAACATCCGGGATTGAAATGAGATATCAACACTGGAGAAATTTTTCCAGTTTTTCAGTAATAGACGTTTAATCATCATGTTATAATCCCAATCCCTTCTTATACATAATTCATTCGAAAATTGATTAATCCTTTCGGCAGTGAAGGGGTTGAGGAAGGCTCTGTCATCACTTTTTAAAATATCTTGAACTTCATGATATAATCCCGCTCACCGAACTGAAAATGGAGGGCGAAATATTTCGGTGATATCTCGGTGCTCCAATTATTCCCGCCATTCATCATGTCCTAACGGTGCCTCGTTCAGTTCATCCCGGTACGTCTGCCACCGGGGCATATGATGCGTAAG from Methanospirillum hungatei JF-1 includes the following:
- a CDS encoding tetratricopeptide repeat protein, yielding MFWREIELNPEEPAIWDNLGDCYEMIGESEKAIEAYFRSIELGLEDPEVYMRLADLLISQGDYEESLELFDLIITMTPDDAEVWKVRADILYELSRYSEALESVNTG
- a CDS encoding AAA family ATPase — translated: MMIKRLLLKNWKNFSSVDISFQSRMFIVGPNASGKSNFLDVFRFLHDISKQGGSLFDALERRGGISKLRCLAARTNSQIEIEVHIEEPGETPVNWIYRLGINRQPHGKHDPCVSYEIVIKNGETILSRPDVDDLKDETLLSQTHLEQTSANGKFRVLASFLSDIRYFHIVPQLIRHPQAFTGPNLPDDPYGRNFLELLAKTPENTRNSRLKNIEKRLRILVPHLTELSFTTDKFGIPHLEARYEHWRPRAGKQQEEQFSDGTLRLIGLLWSLLEPRDSPLLLEEPELSLNTAIVRELPKIMYELDKATRRKRQVFISTHSADLIWDKSISAEEVIILKPGNESSEAVLASCNTEIRGLLESGFPISDIILQYTAPESMKQAYLEEFFHV